A window of Pseudodesulfovibrio hydrargyri contains these coding sequences:
- a CDS encoding carbohydrate kinase family protein, which produces MQPILAVGLGEILWDVLPDTRMLGGAPANFAYHVNALGGAGVPVSRVGDDDLGREALSLLVRRRLNIDAVSLDPDHPTGTVDARVDADGVATYVFPDDVAWDFLALDQSALTLAARADAVCFGSLAQRAETSRRAIHRFLGAANKALKVFDINLRQDFYTPEILSASLDAADVLKINDTELGVVTSLFSLPPGERPALRALMARHHLDLAVLTRGGKGSLLLSPDAVSDLSGEPVEVVDTIGAGDAFTAALVLGHLQQWPLDRINRYAAKVAAHVCSQPGAMPEMPEALRLA; this is translated from the coding sequence ATGCAGCCTATTCTCGCCGTGGGGTTGGGGGAAATCCTCTGGGACGTGCTGCCCGATACGCGCATGCTCGGCGGCGCGCCCGCCAACTTCGCCTATCACGTCAACGCCCTGGGCGGGGCCGGGGTGCCCGTGTCCCGCGTGGGCGACGACGACCTGGGCCGCGAGGCCCTGTCCCTGCTCGTCCGCCGGAGGCTGAACATCGACGCCGTGTCCCTGGACCCGGACCATCCCACCGGCACGGTGGACGCCCGCGTGGATGCGGACGGCGTGGCCACCTACGTCTTTCCGGACGACGTGGCCTGGGATTTCCTGGCCCTGGACCAGTCCGCCCTGACCCTGGCCGCCAGGGCCGACGCGGTCTGCTTCGGCTCCCTGGCCCAGCGCGCCGAGACCTCCCGCCGGGCCATCCACCGCTTCCTGGGCGCGGCGAACAAAGCGCTCAAGGTCTTCGACATCAACCTGCGCCAGGATTTTTACACCCCGGAAATCCTGTCCGCCTCCCTGGACGCGGCCGATGTGCTCAAGATCAACGACACGGAACTCGGCGTCGTGACCAGCCTCTTCTCCCTGCCCCCGGGCGAACGGCCCGCCCTGCGCGCCCTCATGGCGCGCCACCATCTCGATCTCGCGGTCCTGACCCGGGGCGGCAAGGGCAGCCTGCTCCTGTCGCCGGACGCGGTCTCCGACCTGTCCGGCGAACCGGTCGAGGTGGTCGACACCATCGGGGCCGGAGACGCCTTCACCGCCGCCCTGGTGCTCGGCCATCTCCAGCAGTGGCCCCTGGACCGGATCAACCGCTACGCCGCCAAGGTCGCGGCCCACGTCTGTTCCCAGCCCGGGGCCATGCCGGAAATGCCCGAGGCGCTGCGTCTGGCGTAG
- a CDS encoding tetratricopeptide repeat protein, with protein MTDTRDDRSPEAILDLVREVEREAPGGAETLYMAAMLADAPLPYDFALSVEGTPHNPALVNPAAAFFAATALMDPLVGRNLVVADADHQVFALPADVREALRGSLGHEQAAEWAGRAVYALNLALPDADPQNWPLVQWLMPHILACRDMAAELGVNTAAANRVLHQAGFSLYYQQRHKEAADLLEAAMVVDIALKGGSHPDIAADLEGLASVYLAGRDFVRAEAAFKACLDLQRAIFTENNPATAPVLNGLAMTKQARGDLAGAESALNDCLAVLRASGQERQPAAASCLHNLALLMDAVDRPKEGLKHALESLELTTELYGEHHPETASSHNLAGLLLERLGKDPEAEAHFRKCLSIHSGAFGEDHPETGQALCNLALFLDGRGRTGEAFDCFERGFAAYERSLGPGHPYMEHALDNLVTFLERTASSDSPLRERARARLKLIVEKAG; from the coding sequence GTGACGGATACACGCGACGACCGCAGCCCCGAGGCCATCCTGGACCTGGTCCGGGAGGTGGAGCGGGAGGCCCCGGGCGGGGCCGAAACCCTGTACATGGCCGCCATGCTGGCCGACGCCCCCCTGCCATACGACTTCGCCCTGTCCGTGGAAGGCACCCCGCACAACCCCGCCCTGGTCAATCCGGCCGCCGCCTTTTTCGCGGCCACGGCCCTCATGGACCCGCTGGTGGGGCGCAACCTGGTCGTGGCCGACGCCGACCACCAGGTCTTCGCCCTGCCCGCAGACGTGCGCGAGGCCCTGCGCGGCTCGCTTGGGCATGAGCAGGCCGCCGAGTGGGCCGGACGGGCCGTCTACGCCCTGAACCTGGCCCTGCCCGACGCCGACCCGCAGAACTGGCCCCTGGTCCAGTGGCTCATGCCCCACATCCTGGCCTGCCGCGACATGGCCGCCGAACTCGGCGTGAACACCGCCGCGGCCAACCGGGTCCTGCACCAGGCCGGATTCTCCCTCTATTATCAGCAGCGCCACAAGGAGGCCGCCGACCTCCTCGAAGCGGCCATGGTTGTGGACATAGCCCTCAAAGGCGGTAGCCATCCGGACATCGCCGCCGACCTCGAGGGGCTGGCCTCGGTTTATCTGGCCGGGCGGGACTTCGTCCGGGCCGAGGCCGCGTTCAAGGCCTGCCTGGACCTGCAACGCGCGATCTTCACCGAGAACAATCCGGCCACGGCCCCGGTCCTGAACGGGCTGGCCATGACCAAGCAGGCGCGCGGCGATCTCGCCGGGGCCGAATCCGCCCTGAACGACTGCCTGGCCGTGCTCCGCGCATCCGGCCAGGAGCGCCAACCGGCCGCCGCCTCCTGCCTGCACAACCTGGCCCTGCTCATGGACGCCGTTGACCGTCCCAAGGAAGGACTGAAACACGCCCTGGAGAGCCTGGAGCTGACCACCGAACTGTACGGCGAGCACCATCCGGAGACCGCGTCCAGTCACAACCTGGCCGGGCTGCTCCTGGAGCGGCTGGGCAAGGACCCAGAGGCCGAGGCCCATTTCCGCAAGTGCCTGTCCATCCATAGCGGCGCCTTTGGCGAGGACCACCCCGAGACCGGGCAGGCTTTGTGCAACCTGGCCCTGTTCCTGGACGGACGGGGGCGGACCGGCGAGGCCTTCGACTGTTTCGAGCGCGGTTTCGCCGCCTACGAGCGTTCGCTCGGGCCGGGCCATCCGTACATGGAACACGCCCTGGACAACCTGGTGACCTTTCTGGAACGGACCGCGTCCTCGGATTCGCCCCTGCGCGAACGGGCCCGGGCGCGGCTCAAGCTGATCGTGGAAAAAGCGGGGTAG
- a CDS encoding flagellar hook protein FlgE translates to MSFGSMYVGATGVIAHSQGMQVLANNLANVDTIGYKRSNILFGDLMSQQMASGSAKYDSDAMRISQIGMGVGVSAIRGIFTDGPLSSSTESTDLALAGQGFFGISDSSGVMRYTRAGGFRFNNDAYLVNPQGYRLQGFAYDRETDTWGTSVSDIQLPYEDITVDGQTARVVRSEPLATSSVEIVTQLDHSATSQISSENNPFFAMVEAYAANQSNAASPFGDAQPQYSTAIDVYDENGNSHEMTIYFDPVSTTNLSNAVPGYSYWEYVIAMPGESDGSSAYGTSAAGLAAMGVLTFNDRGVLVNQSAYALDPTATSGAGGTSLSSWVPATFSEDGLAQFDYTFASGGGTRTISYDFGISSNNGSWRASGGGTAASVGNNVDLLPEMDDMDRDARVTTSYDKPSSTLYHIQDGYTWGYLNTVSVDEEGVMSGHFSNGQTEEMFKVAVYKFNSPWGLKRDGGTNFMATDASGEAMLGEAGDRGRGTINQNSLEESNVDMAKEFATMIVTQRGYQANTKVITTSDSVLNTLISVKR, encoded by the coding sequence ATGAGTTTTGGAAGCATGTATGTGGGCGCCACGGGCGTGATAGCCCATAGCCAGGGCATGCAGGTCCTGGCCAACAACCTGGCCAACGTGGACACCATCGGCTACAAGCGCTCGAACATCCTGTTCGGCGATCTGATGAGCCAGCAGATGGCCTCGGGCAGCGCCAAGTACGATTCGGACGCCATGCGCATCAGCCAGATAGGCATGGGCGTGGGCGTGTCCGCCATTCGGGGCATCTTCACGGACGGCCCCCTGTCCTCGTCCACGGAGTCCACGGACCTGGCGCTTGCGGGCCAGGGCTTTTTCGGGATCAGCGACTCCTCGGGCGTCATGCGCTACACCCGGGCGGGCGGATTCCGTTTCAACAACGATGCCTATCTGGTCAACCCCCAGGGATATCGGCTGCAGGGGTTCGCCTACGACCGGGAGACCGACACGTGGGGCACATCCGTGTCCGACATCCAGCTGCCCTACGAGGACATCACCGTGGACGGCCAGACCGCCCGCGTGGTCCGGTCCGAGCCGCTGGCCACCTCCTCCGTGGAGATAGTCACCCAGCTCGACCACTCGGCGACCAGCCAGATTTCCAGTGAAAACAATCCGTTCTTCGCCATGGTCGAGGCGTATGCCGCCAACCAGAGCAACGCGGCCTCGCCGTTCGGCGACGCCCAGCCGCAATACTCCACGGCCATCGACGTGTACGACGAGAACGGCAACAGCCACGAAATGACCATTTATTTCGACCCGGTGTCCACCACGAACCTGTCCAACGCGGTGCCTGGCTACTCCTATTGGGAGTACGTCATCGCCATGCCCGGGGAATCGGACGGCTCGTCCGCCTACGGCACCTCGGCTGCCGGACTGGCCGCCATGGGGGTTTTGACCTTCAACGACAGGGGGGTGCTGGTCAACCAGTCGGCCTATGCCCTGGATCCCACGGCCACGTCGGGAGCGGGCGGCACCAGCCTGTCCTCCTGGGTTCCGGCGACCTTCAGCGAGGACGGCCTGGCACAGTTCGACTACACCTTTGCCAGCGGCGGCGGGACCCGGACCATCAGCTACGATTTCGGAATCAGTTCGAACAACGGGTCCTGGCGGGCCAGTGGCGGGGGCACGGCCGCATCCGTCGGCAACAACGTGGACCTGCTGCCCGAGATGGACGACATGGACCGCGACGCCCGCGTGACCACCAGTTACGACAAGCCGTCCTCCACCCTGTATCATATCCAGGACGGCTACACCTGGGGTTACCTCAATACCGTCAGCGTGGACGAGGAGGGCGTCATGAGCGGTCACTTCTCCAACGGACAGACCGAGGAAATGTTCAAGGTGGCCGTGTACAAGTTCAACAGTCCGTGGGGGCTCAAGCGCGACGGCGGGACCAACTTCATGGCCACCGACGCCTCGGGCGAGGCCATGCTGGGAGAAGCCGGAGACCGGGGACGCGGGACCATCAACCAGAACTCCCTGGAGGAGAGCAACGTGGACATGGCCAAGGAGTTCGCCACCATGATCGTCACCCAGCGCGGCTACCAGGCCAACACCAAGGTCATCACCACCTCGGACTCGGTCCTGAACACGCTCATCTCGGTCAAGCGCTAG
- a CDS encoding OmpH family outer membrane protein: MKRILPLIVVAILALGLSACNQEQSMKIGVVDEAAAFKENKLATEAMAHLQEMGKPLQQKAEAAYKAMQANQTEETVAAYKLAMGELQNTMNAEQQRIVAMVDAKFNEILENYRKEKGLALILSKQAVIASSETVDITKDIEAAMNNVTMDFSMPEAPKAETPEAEAPAAPAEDAAKAAPAEKKDAE; encoded by the coding sequence ATGAAACGGATTCTTCCCCTGATCGTCGTCGCCATCCTGGCCCTGGGCCTGAGCGCCTGCAACCAGGAGCAGTCCATGAAGATCGGCGTCGTGGACGAGGCCGCCGCCTTCAAGGAAAACAAACTGGCCACCGAGGCCATGGCCCACCTCCAGGAGATGGGCAAGCCCCTGCAGCAGAAGGCCGAAGCCGCCTACAAGGCCATGCAGGCCAACCAGACCGAAGAGACCGTGGCCGCCTACAAGCTGGCCATGGGCGAGCTGCAGAACACCATGAACGCCGAGCAGCAGCGCATCGTCGCCATGGTCGACGCCAAATTCAACGAGATTCTCGAGAACTACCGCAAGGAAAAGGGGTTGGCCCTGATCCTGAGCAAGCAGGCCGTGATCGCGTCCAGCGAGACCGTGGACATCACCAAGGACATCGAGGCGGCCATGAACAACGTGACCATGGACTTCTCCATGCCCGAAGCGCCCAAGGCCGAGACCCCCGAGGCCGAGGCTCCGGCCGCTCCCGCCGAAGACGCCGCCAAGGCCGCTCCCGCAGAGAAGAAAGACGCGGAATAA
- a CDS encoding Hpt domain-containing protein, translating into MTRDLFDTEQFLASLAYDRDLAVELIDAFLEDCPGRVAELTEALAAGDMARGTKLAHSLKGMCGVVRADALGRLALEMEYAGRNGKPEVLRERLDDFNNSLEQARELMVRFRDDGQAGV; encoded by the coding sequence ATGACGCGGGATTTGTTCGACACCGAGCAGTTCCTGGCCAGCCTGGCCTATGACAGGGACCTGGCCGTGGAGCTCATCGATGCCTTTCTCGAGGACTGCCCGGGGCGCGTGGCGGAATTGACGGAGGCGCTGGCCGCCGGAGACATGGCCAGGGGGACCAAGCTGGCCCATTCGCTCAAGGGCATGTGCGGCGTGGTCCGCGCGGACGCCCTGGGCCGGCTGGCCCTGGAAATGGAATACGCCGGGCGCAACGGGAAACCGGAGGTCCTGCGAGAGCGGCTGGACGACTTCAACAACAGCCTGGAGCAGGCCAGGGAACTCATGGTCCGCTTCCGGGACGACGGCCAGGCCGGAGTCTGA